TGCCAGGTATACATGGTCAAATGCTCCTATGAACAGAAGCCGTTCCGCAGAGAAGTGATGCGCACCTACGGCGCAAATGTGACCCCTTCCCCGTCGGAGACTACCAATGTGGGCCGCAGGATTCTGGCCGAACATCCGGGAACTTCGGGTAGTCTCGGCTGCGCGATCTCAGAGGCTGTTGAAGCTGCCCTCTCCCAGGACGGTTACCGCTACGTACTTGGCTCTGTCCTGTCACAGGTCCTGCTGCACCAGTCAATCATCGGACTTGAGACGAAGGCGGCGCTTGACAAATACGGCATAACGCCGGATATCATTATCGGATGCGCAGGGGGCGGCTCCAACCTCGGCGGGCTCATCTCCCCGTTTATGGGAGAAAAGTTAAGAGGGGAAAAGGATTACCAGATCATCGCTGTGGAGCCGGCCAGCTGCCCGAGCCTCACCCGCGGCACATATGCATACGATTTCTGCGATACCGGCATGGTATGCCCGCTCGCTAAGATGTACACGCTCGGAAGCGGATTCATTCCGTCGCCGAACCATGCGGGAGGGCTGCGCTATCACGGCATGAGTTCCGTACTCTCCCAGCTGTATGATGACAAACTTATGGAAGCCGTCTCCATAGAGCAGACGGCAGTGTTTGAGGCCGCCACGAGATTCGCCCGCATCGAAGGCATCCTGCCGGCGCCGGAGAGCAGCCACGCCATCAAGGCCGCCATGGACGAAGCCATAAAGTGCAGGGAAAGCGGCGAAGAAAAAACCATCGTCTTCGGGCTCACAGGAACCGGATACTTCGACATGACCGCCTACGGAAAATTCAACAACGGCGAGATGACCGACTATATCCCGACCGATGAAGACCTGGCAGAAGGATTTGCCGGACTTCCGGCCGTATAGATTGCTTTTCATTCGCCGTTATATCACAGACAGGGCACAGCCGTTTCGACGGCTGCGCCCTGTAT
This is a stretch of genomic DNA from [Clostridium] hylemonae DSM 15053. It encodes these proteins:
- a CDS encoding TrpB-like pyridoxal phosphate-dependent enzyme, producing MMKDTKQIPYKIYLEESEMPKQWYNVRADMKNKPAPLLNPGTLEPMTFDELRGVFCDELVRQELDDTTPFFDIPQEIQDFYKMYRPSPLVRAYCLEEALQTPARIYYKFEGNNTSGSHKLNSAIAQAYYAKNQGLKGVTTETGAGQWGTALSMACAYLGLDCQVYMVKCSYEQKPFRREVMRTYGANVTPSPSETTNVGRRILAEHPGTSGSLGCAISEAVEAALSQDGYRYVLGSVLSQVLLHQSIIGLETKAALDKYGITPDIIIGCAGGGSNLGGLISPFMGEKLRGEKDYQIIAVEPASCPSLTRGTYAYDFCDTGMVCPLAKMYTLGSGFIPSPNHAGGLRYHGMSSVLSQLYDDKLMEAVSIEQTAVFEAATRFARIEGILPAPESSHAIKAAMDEAIKCRESGEEKTIVFGLTGTGYFDMTAYGKFNNGEMTDYIPTDEDLAEGFAGLPAV